Within the Drosophila miranda strain MSH22 chromosome Y unlocalized genomic scaffold, D.miranda_PacBio2.1 Contig_Y2_pilon, whole genome shotgun sequence genome, the region CCGTCGCAAAAGTGAACAAACTGAAGGATGAGAAGCTACTAATGCTGCTAATGTCGAAGCTTAAGGACAAAGCATTGGTGTGGCTGCATTCGAGTCCGGAGCACATGTCGCTGCCAATCGATCAATTGTTGAACGTCATGGAAGACACTTGCCATCACAAGGAAAGCAAACTGTTGCTCCGTCGCAAGTTCGAGTCCCGTTCATGGGCACGTGGCGAGGAGTTCTCGATGTACTTCAACGCCAAAGTGTCGCTGGCATCCCGCATAGTCATTGACGACGAGGAGTTTATTGACGGAGTCATCGAAGGTATCCCAGATGTAGGCCTGCGTAGGCAAGCCCACATGCAGTGCTTTGGCGCTCCATATCAACTACTCAAGGCGTTCGAGAAGATCATGCTGCCAAAGAAGTACGGTTCAACTGAAGGGGCAAACACTGGAGCCTCGCCAACACCCATTCGCTGCTACAACTGCAACTCTTTGGGCCACGTGGCAGGGGAGTGCCGCAAGCCCAAGCGCGAAAGAGGAGCGTGCTACGGATGCGGCAGCATGAGTCACCAGGTGTCACACTGTGACGAAAAGAAGTACAAGGTACATAACGAttatatat harbors:
- the LOC117192491 gene encoding uncharacterized protein LOC117192491; amino-acid sequence: MSDLVGTEEFSAAQLREWLESLNLPKGGSKAAMAARLNEIPVELRGQGPPAAETCENEREDEAAADQDSTKSERKEKNEKAPQAPGHNNNHGEYRAEVEMLKLQIELLKLQSEREKEGRGENTTPAASNDAGVMLLNAAKDMLPTYHGNISGNNDDVTTWIAQFKAVAKVNKLKDEKLLMLLMSKLKDKALVWLHSSPEHMSLPIDQLLNVMEDTCHHKESKLLLRRKFESRSWARGEEFSMYFNAKVSLASRIVIDDEEFIDGVIEGIPDVGLRRQAHMQCFGAPYQLLKAFEKIMLPKKYGSTEGANTGASPTPIRCYNCNSLGHVAGECRKPKRERGACYGCGSMSHQVSHCDEKKYKIASSTQGAQ